Proteins from one Arthrobacter sp. DNA4 genomic window:
- a CDS encoding FHA domain-containing protein yields the protein MTENRLDIDLDFSYTDGSGAVTHGRARAAGTEVTVSLEGLAPLTGGGLPSLEEIKPLAELLARKGVSVTVAGPDGTIVSLGNVDSPASQRLVTRSPYIKLGKLGSLLPLVRQGRRRRRGMPLLPPSTPLPLVPTVQRNIIRRITTTHYARGGGRPRLIFVQDAATWTGQIPREVALSGEVTTIGGSPGSDVQLEGLEALHAEIRHDEQDEYVLVPHGPVSGSVSRTGPSVLRTGARIQMGQWCLAFFREEFADHGRPYGGRSGGELAYERPQLDPRTGTMERDSSEGIS from the coding sequence ATGACGGAGAACCGTCTGGACATCGATCTGGACTTTTCGTACACGGACGGGTCGGGCGCGGTCACCCATGGCCGTGCCAGGGCCGCCGGTACGGAGGTAACCGTGTCACTGGAAGGCCTCGCCCCGCTGACTGGCGGCGGCCTGCCATCGCTTGAAGAGATTAAACCGCTGGCGGAACTGCTGGCCCGTAAGGGGGTCAGCGTCACCGTGGCCGGACCTGACGGAACCATCGTCAGCCTGGGCAACGTGGACAGCCCGGCGTCACAGCGGCTGGTGACGCGCTCGCCATACATCAAACTTGGCAAGCTCGGCTCCCTGCTGCCGCTGGTCAGGCAGGGCAGGCGGAGGCGCAGGGGCATGCCACTGCTGCCCCCGTCCACGCCCTTGCCGTTGGTCCCCACAGTCCAGCGGAACATCATCCGGCGCATCACCACCACCCACTACGCCAGGGGTGGCGGGCGGCCGCGGCTGATCTTTGTCCAGGATGCCGCCACCTGGACCGGCCAGATCCCGCGGGAGGTGGCCCTCTCCGGGGAGGTCACGACCATAGGCGGCAGTCCCGGGTCGGATGTCCAACTGGAGGGACTGGAAGCACTCCACGCCGAAATAAGGCACGACGAGCAGGATGAGTACGTCCTGGTGCCGCACGGGCCGGTCAGCGGAAGTGTCTCCAGGACAGGGCCTTCCGTGCTGCGGACCGGGGCAAGGATCCAAATGGGGCAGTGGTGCCTTGCCTTCTTCCGGGAGGAATTCGCCGACCACGGCCGCCCCTATGGCGGCCGGAGCGGCGGGGAACTGGCCTACGAACGCCCCCAGCTGGACCCGCGGACGGGAACCATGGAGCGGGACAGCTCTGAGGGCATCAGCTGA
- a CDS encoding DNA repair helicase XPB yields MTDGPLIVQSDKTILLEVDHELATEARHAIAPFAELERAPEHMHSYRLTPLGLWNARAAGLDAEKVLDALLKYSRFPVPHALLIDVAETMSRYGRLRLEKDPRHGLVMRTDDYPVLEEVIRAKKIAPLLGPRIDGETVVVHASQRGQLKQLLLKIGWPAEDLVSYVDGTPHLISLNEDGWELRPYQRLASENFWAGGSGVVVLPCGAGKTLVGAAAMATGSTTTLILVTNTVAARQWKDELIRRTSLTEDEVGEYSGALKEVRPVTIATYQVLTTRRGGIYPHLELVDGHDWGLIIYDEVHLLPAPIFRMTADLQARRRLGLTATLVREDGREGEVFSLIGPKRYDAPWKDIESQGYIAPADCVEVRVDLPGDERVAYAMADDADKYRLCATSESKTQVVEQLVTRHAGEQLLVIGQYIDQLDDLGARLEAPVIKGDTSVKVRQKLFDAFRAGELQTLVVSKVANFSIDLPEASVAIQVSGSFGSRQEEAQRLGRLLRPKKDGRAARFYSLVARDTLDQDFAAKRQRFLAEQGYAYRIMDAKDVQAAE; encoded by the coding sequence GTGACCGACGGACCCCTGATCGTCCAAAGCGACAAAACCATCCTCCTTGAGGTGGACCACGAGCTGGCCACCGAAGCCCGGCACGCCATCGCGCCTTTCGCCGAGCTGGAGCGGGCACCCGAGCACATGCACAGCTACCGGCTGACCCCGCTGGGCCTGTGGAACGCAAGGGCCGCCGGGCTGGACGCCGAAAAGGTGCTGGACGCCCTGCTGAAGTACTCCCGCTTCCCCGTGCCGCATGCCCTGCTGATCGACGTCGCGGAAACCATGTCCCGGTACGGCCGGCTGCGGCTCGAAAAAGACCCCCGCCACGGGCTGGTCATGCGGACGGACGACTACCCCGTCCTGGAGGAAGTGATCCGGGCCAAGAAGATCGCGCCGCTGCTGGGGCCCAGGATCGACGGCGAGACGGTGGTGGTGCATGCCTCCCAGCGCGGCCAGCTCAAGCAGCTGCTGCTGAAGATCGGCTGGCCAGCGGAAGACCTGGTAAGCTACGTGGACGGCACCCCGCACCTTATTTCCCTCAACGAGGACGGCTGGGAACTGCGGCCGTACCAGCGCCTGGCCAGTGAAAACTTCTGGGCGGGCGGCAGCGGCGTGGTGGTACTGCCCTGCGGTGCCGGCAAGACCCTGGTGGGAGCGGCAGCCATGGCCACTGGGTCCACCACCACGCTGATCCTGGTCACCAACACGGTGGCGGCCAGGCAGTGGAAGGACGAACTGATCAGGCGCACCTCCCTCACGGAGGATGAGGTGGGTGAATACTCCGGCGCCCTCAAGGAGGTCAGGCCGGTGACCATCGCCACCTACCAGGTGCTCACCACCAGGCGCGGCGGCATCTACCCCCACCTGGAACTGGTGGACGGCCATGACTGGGGCCTGATCATTTATGACGAGGTCCACCTCCTCCCGGCACCGATCTTCAGGATGACCGCCGACCTGCAGGCCCGCCGCCGGCTTGGGCTCACCGCCACCCTGGTCCGGGAGGACGGGCGCGAGGGCGAGGTCTTCAGCCTGATCGGACCCAAACGCTATGACGCCCCGTGGAAGGACATCGAGTCCCAGGGCTACATTGCCCCCGCGGACTGCGTGGAGGTCCGCGTGGACCTGCCAGGTGATGAACGCGTTGCCTATGCCATGGCCGATGATGCGGACAAGTACCGGCTCTGCGCCACCTCGGAGTCCAAAACCCAGGTGGTGGAGCAGCTGGTGACGCGGCACGCCGGGGAGCAGCTGCTGGTGATCGGTCAGTACATCGACCAGCTGGATGACCTTGGGGCGCGTCTGGAGGCACCCGTGATCAAGGGCGACACCTCCGTCAAGGTGCGGCAGAAACTCTTTGACGCGTTCCGCGCCGGGGAACTGCAGACCCTGGTGGTGTCCAAGGTGGCCAATTTCTCCATCGACCTGCCCGAGGCCTCGGTGGCCATCCAGGTGTCCGGTTCCTTCGGGTCACGGCAGGAGGAAGCGCAACGGCTGGGCCGGCTGCTGCGGCCCAAGAAGGACGGCCGCGCCGCCCGCTTCTACTCCCTGGTGGCACGGGACACCCTGGACCAGGATTTCGCCGCCAAGCGCCAAAGGTTCCTTGCCGAGCAGGGCTACGCCTACCGGATCATGGACGCCAAGGACGTGCAGGCCGCGGAATAG
- a CDS encoding helicase-associated domain-containing protein: protein MSLIRALGKDLEARSDDSLRALFAARPDLISPSVPDFAALAARASSRVSVQRALERLDRPHMQVLETLHLCTNTDTGHSASAEGVHRLIHGSALATVTQILGTLQELALVHPAPPPHGTPSPAADQPFYLPAGSLKDVVGIYPAGLGRSYTELVRLQPAFAQRAVQLVSELHHSGFAIHEATTPMEAALALQHWTSSPEALRDILAGAPERTTALLARFRNWAMGAVPQAQRKASVTTEGADVGPVDWLLARGLLVPLDAAHVELPHSVGLALRGGSIINDFTLAPPVPELGRTTAALRRNAALSSISETLRLVSELLHAVREHPLATLRSGGVGVREIRRLAEHLRIDQGAVGLLLELCGLAGLIRLDVDSSSWVQPPQLEWLVLPRQEQWLWLVNAWLASERVPSMVGQPVNSAPGAAAGRSASGTTIAALSAGAQRPDAPVVRKRILEILHELTQQAAASDGAAPVLDAAAVLQRAEWSQPRMARRFSSLIRGVLAEAEMLGLVGSGALSQLGSAVAEDDPDAALAILGEHLPAALNHVLLQADLTAVAPGYLAPSLTEKLLAMADAEGQGPATIYRFSAESIKRALDHGYDAAALLAFLREHSATAVPQPLEYLVEDTASRHGRLRVGQAASFIQSDDEAALRELLAGPKAAQLGLASLSPTVVTSSAPPRELAAALRSLGLSPSVDGAEPAAHLRRPSTPQESSRPVYTAPRMAPPAEEVEAQLHVLRQAGAGVGHHPGAVAGSEAATQLGLEALQRAIRLKQRIHMNVVDSLGNASLEVVVPLSVSGGRVRVFDPARDTERVLSVHRIIDIEAAEELRQ, encoded by the coding sequence ATGTCCCTTATTCGCGCGCTTGGCAAGGACCTGGAGGCACGCAGCGACGATTCGTTGCGTGCGCTGTTCGCCGCGCGGCCGGACCTTATTTCCCCTTCCGTCCCGGACTTTGCCGCACTGGCGGCACGCGCCAGTTCCCGCGTCAGCGTCCAGCGCGCCCTGGAGCGGCTCGACCGGCCGCACATGCAGGTCCTGGAAACCCTCCATCTGTGCACCAACACCGACACCGGACACAGTGCGTCCGCTGAAGGCGTGCACAGACTGATCCACGGCTCCGCCTTGGCTACCGTCACCCAGATCCTGGGCACCCTGCAGGAGCTGGCCCTGGTGCACCCCGCCCCTCCCCCGCACGGCACCCCTTCCCCTGCTGCCGACCAGCCGTTCTACCTCCCGGCGGGCTCGCTCAAGGACGTGGTGGGGATCTATCCGGCCGGCCTGGGCCGCAGCTATACCGAGCTGGTCCGCCTGCAGCCGGCCTTCGCCCAGCGGGCCGTGCAGCTGGTCTCCGAGCTGCACCACAGCGGGTTCGCAATCCACGAAGCCACCACGCCCATGGAGGCTGCCCTGGCCCTTCAGCACTGGACCTCCTCCCCGGAGGCGCTGCGGGACATCCTCGCCGGCGCCCCGGAGCGGACGACGGCGCTGCTCGCCCGGTTCCGGAACTGGGCCATGGGTGCCGTCCCCCAGGCGCAGCGGAAAGCGTCGGTCACCACGGAGGGCGCCGACGTCGGGCCCGTTGACTGGCTCCTTGCCCGCGGGCTGCTGGTTCCGCTGGACGCCGCCCACGTGGAGCTGCCCCACAGCGTGGGACTGGCCCTCCGCGGCGGCTCGATCATCAACGATTTCACTCTTGCGCCACCGGTCCCCGAGCTTGGCCGGACAACGGCGGCGCTGCGCAGGAATGCGGCCCTGAGCTCCATCTCGGAAACCCTGCGGCTGGTCTCGGAACTGCTGCATGCCGTCCGGGAGCACCCGCTGGCCACGCTGCGCAGTGGAGGTGTGGGTGTCCGTGAGATACGCCGCCTGGCAGAGCACCTGCGGATTGACCAGGGTGCGGTGGGCCTGCTGCTGGAACTGTGCGGCCTGGCTGGCCTTATCCGGCTCGACGTCGACTCCTCATCGTGGGTGCAGCCCCCGCAACTGGAATGGCTGGTCCTTCCCCGGCAGGAACAGTGGCTGTGGCTGGTGAACGCGTGGCTGGCCAGCGAGCGCGTGCCGTCCATGGTGGGCCAACCGGTGAATTCGGCGCCGGGCGCAGCGGCCGGCCGGTCGGCGTCGGGAACCACCATCGCCGCGCTGTCCGCCGGGGCGCAGCGGCCCGATGCTCCCGTGGTCCGCAAGCGGATCCTCGAGATCCTGCACGAGCTCACCCAGCAGGCGGCCGCGTCCGACGGCGCCGCTCCCGTCCTTGACGCCGCCGCCGTCCTGCAGCGTGCAGAGTGGTCGCAGCCTCGTATGGCCCGGCGGTTCAGCTCACTGATCCGCGGCGTCCTGGCCGAAGCGGAGATGCTGGGCCTGGTCGGTTCGGGTGCCCTGAGCCAACTGGGCAGCGCCGTCGCCGAGGACGATCCTGATGCCGCCCTTGCCATCCTGGGCGAGCACCTGCCTGCGGCCCTGAACCATGTGCTGCTGCAGGCGGACCTGACCGCTGTGGCCCCCGGCTACCTGGCACCGTCGCTGACCGAAAAGCTCCTGGCCATGGCCGACGCCGAGGGGCAGGGCCCGGCCACCATCTACCGCTTCTCCGCAGAGTCCATCAAACGGGCACTGGACCACGGCTACGACGCTGCGGCCCTGCTGGCGTTTCTTCGCGAACACTCAGCCACCGCCGTGCCGCAGCCGCTGGAATACCTCGTGGAGGACACCGCTTCCCGGCACGGCCGGCTCCGCGTGGGCCAGGCTGCCAGCTTCATCCAAAGCGACGACGAAGCAGCCCTGCGCGAGCTGCTGGCAGGACCGAAAGCCGCCCAGCTGGGCCTGGCCAGCCTGTCACCCACGGTTGTGACCTCATCGGCGCCGCCCCGCGAACTGGCCGCCGCACTCCGGAGCCTGGGACTGTCCCCGTCTGTGGACGGGGCCGAGCCCGCGGCCCACCTGCGCCGGCCTTCCACGCCGCAGGAAAGCTCCCGCCCCGTCTACACCGCCCCGCGGATGGCGCCCCCGGCGGAGGAGGTTGAAGCCCAGCTGCACGTCCTGCGGCAGGCGGGCGCCGGCGTCGGACACCACCCGGGCGCCGTTGCCGGCAGTGAGGCAGCCACCCAGCTGGGGCTTGAGGCCCTGCAAAGGGCCATTCGCCTGAAGCAGCGGATCCACATGAACGTGGTGGACAGCCTGGGGAATGCCAGCCTGGAAGTCGTTGTTCCGCTATCTGTGAGCGGGGGCAGGGTCCGTGTCTTCGATCCCGCCAGGGACACAGAGCGGGTCCTGTCCGTGCACCGCATCATCGATATCGAGGCCGCAGAGGAACTGCGCCAGTGA
- a CDS encoding cold-shock protein, whose amino-acid sequence MPTGKVKWYDKDKGFGFLAGEDGQEVFLPKSSLPEGVTELKAGTRVEFGVADGRKGAQALGLRVLDKTPSIAKAKRPSAKDLAPLVQDLVTVLDNLSGTLSKGKYPEGNKGKAIAAALRKVADELDV is encoded by the coding sequence GTGCCTACCGGCAAGGTCAAGTGGTATGACAAGGACAAGGGCTTTGGGTTCCTCGCGGGAGAAGACGGCCAGGAGGTCTTCCTGCCCAAGTCGTCGCTGCCCGAGGGCGTCACGGAGCTGAAGGCCGGCACCCGGGTGGAGTTCGGCGTAGCGGACGGGCGCAAGGGTGCCCAGGCACTGGGCCTGCGGGTGCTGGACAAGACGCCTTCCATTGCCAAGGCCAAGCGCCCCAGCGCAAAGGATCTTGCCCCGCTGGTGCAGGACCTGGTGACCGTCCTGGACAACCTGTCGGGGACCCTGTCCAAGGGCAAGTACCCGGAGGGCAACAAGGGCAAGGCCATTGCTGCCGCCCTGCGCAAGGTCGCCGACGAGCTGGACGTTTAG
- a CDS encoding DUF3027 domain-containing protein has protein sequence MTPDSEQLGTPVQEQAAKTPPKRKAGVPVWRTGKPDAFLAAAVDTARTAVEGITPAATIGPHLAAKSEGDRLVTHLFESRLPGYAGWQWYAVLTRNSRSKVVTVNELGLLPSEDSILAPEWVPWAERVRPEDQQQESEADSPEADSSEAESPETDGSETEGPAADGQEPAEEARYVTDDAGTQAGA, from the coding sequence ATGACTCCCGATTCTGAACAGCTGGGCACGCCAGTGCAGGAGCAGGCTGCCAAGACTCCGCCCAAGCGCAAGGCCGGCGTGCCCGTGTGGCGTACGGGCAAGCCGGACGCTTTCCTGGCCGCGGCGGTGGACACTGCCCGGACCGCAGTGGAGGGCATCACGCCGGCGGCTACCATCGGCCCGCACCTGGCCGCCAAGAGCGAGGGCGACCGGCTGGTCACGCACCTGTTCGAGTCGAGGCTGCCCGGCTACGCAGGGTGGCAGTGGTACGCGGTGCTGACCCGCAACTCGCGCTCCAAGGTGGTTACGGTCAATGAGCTGGGCCTGCTGCCGTCCGAGGATTCCATCCTCGCCCCCGAGTGGGTGCCCTGGGCCGAACGCGTCCGCCCCGAGGACCAGCAGCAGGAATCCGAAGCGGACTCCCCTGAAGCGGACTCCTCTGAAGCGGAAAGCCCTGAAACGGACGGCTCTGAAACGGAGGGTCCTGCGGCGGACGGCCAGGAACCAGCGGAAGAGGCCCGGTATGTGACGGACGACGCCGGCACCCAGGCAGGAGCCTGA
- the serC gene encoding phosphoserine transaminase, whose protein sequence is MSDTSITIPADLLPKDGRFGAGPSKVRQEQIDALAAASKTILGTSHRQAPVKNLVGSVRDGLSRFFRAPEGYEVVLGVGGSTAFWDIASFGLVEKKAQHLSFGEFGSKFAAATNKAPFLEASSIIKSEPGTRPAAQAEAGVDVYAWPQNETSTGVAAPVARVSGADEGSLVLVDATSAAGGLDVDIAQSDVYYFAPQKNFASDGGLWLGLFSPAAIERAAQVKASGRWIPDFLDLQTAIDNSRLNQTYNTPSLSTLVTLDAQVQWLNSNGGLDFAAARTADSAGRIYSWAEASDFATPFVANPEERSNVIATIDFDETVDAAVVAKILRANGIVDTEPYRKLGRNQLRIATFVAIEPSDVSALLSSIDYVVGELRK, encoded by the coding sequence GTGAGCGACACCAGCATCACGATCCCCGCCGACCTCCTGCCCAAGGACGGGCGGTTCGGCGCCGGCCCGTCAAAGGTCCGCCAGGAACAGATCGATGCCCTGGCAGCAGCGTCCAAGACCATCCTCGGCACCTCGCACCGCCAGGCGCCGGTCAAGAACCTGGTCGGATCGGTCCGCGACGGGCTGAGCCGGTTCTTCCGTGCCCCGGAGGGGTATGAGGTGGTCCTCGGCGTTGGCGGCTCCACGGCCTTCTGGGACATCGCAAGCTTTGGCCTGGTGGAGAAGAAGGCCCAGCACCTCTCCTTCGGTGAGTTCGGGTCAAAGTTCGCCGCAGCCACCAACAAGGCGCCCTTCCTGGAGGCCTCCTCGATCATCAAGTCCGAGCCCGGCACCCGTCCGGCAGCGCAGGCCGAGGCCGGCGTGGACGTCTATGCCTGGCCGCAGAACGAGACCTCCACCGGTGTGGCGGCCCCGGTCGCGCGCGTCTCCGGAGCTGACGAGGGATCGCTCGTGCTGGTGGACGCCACCTCGGCGGCCGGCGGCCTGGACGTGGACATTGCGCAGAGCGACGTCTACTACTTCGCCCCGCAAAAGAACTTCGCCTCCGACGGAGGCCTCTGGCTTGGCCTGTTCTCCCCCGCCGCCATCGAGCGTGCCGCGCAGGTCAAGGCCAGCGGCCGCTGGATCCCGGATTTCCTGGACCTCCAGACCGCCATCGACAACTCCCGCCTGAACCAGACGTACAACACGCCCTCGCTGTCCACACTGGTCACCCTGGACGCCCAGGTCCAGTGGCTGAACTCCAACGGCGGCCTGGACTTTGCCGCCGCGCGCACCGCTGACTCCGCAGGGCGCATCTACAGCTGGGCCGAGGCTTCCGACTTCGCCACCCCGTTCGTGGCCAACCCGGAGGAACGCTCCAACGTCATCGCCACCATCGACTTCGACGAAACGGTTGATGCGGCAGTTGTGGCGAAGATCCTGCGCGCCAACGGCATCGTGGACACTGAGCCCTACCGGAAGCTGGGCCGCAACCAGCTGCGCATCGCCACCTTCGTGGCCATCGAGCCGAGCGATGTCTCGGCCCTGCTGTCCAGCATCGACTACGTGGTGGGCGAGCTGCGGAAGTAG
- a CDS encoding metal-dependent transcriptional regulator, with translation MTDLIDTTEMYLRTILELEEENIVALRARIAERLRHSGPTVSQTIGRMERDGLVVVSGDRHLELTDTGRKRATEVMRKHRLAERLLADVIGLDWAYVHDEACRWEHVMSERVERRIYEMLDHPTESPYGNPIPGLAALGGQPATGFPDGAISLVEAMKGYGPASAVTISRLAEPIQVEPELLAQLDEGGIRPGAAVGLERVGDYISVRVSGIEGALELPPEVAAHVFVAVKQP, from the coding sequence ATGACGGATCTGATCGACACTACGGAGATGTACCTCAGGACCATCCTGGAGCTTGAGGAAGAAAACATCGTTGCCCTTCGGGCCCGTATCGCCGAGCGTCTGCGCCACTCCGGCCCCACGGTGTCCCAGACCATCGGCAGGATGGAACGCGACGGACTCGTCGTCGTCTCCGGCGACAGGCACCTTGAACTCACGGACACGGGCCGCAAGCGGGCCACCGAAGTCATGCGCAAGCACCGGCTGGCCGAACGCCTGCTGGCTGACGTTATCGGTCTGGACTGGGCCTACGTGCACGACGAAGCCTGCCGCTGGGAACACGTCATGAGCGAGCGCGTTGAGCGGCGCATCTACGAGATGCTGGACCACCCCACCGAATCGCCCTACGGCAACCCGATCCCCGGCCTCGCTGCCCTGGGCGGACAACCGGCCACCGGCTTCCCCGACGGAGCCATCAGCCTGGTGGAGGCCATGAAGGGATACGGTCCCGCCTCTGCAGTGACCATCAGCCGGCTGGCTGAGCCAATCCAGGTGGAGCCGGAACTGCTGGCGCAACTGGACGAAGGCGGGATCCGGCCCGGCGCTGCCGTTGGGCTGGAACGCGTGGGAGATTACATCTCCGTGCGGGTGTCCGGAATCGAAGGTGCGCTGGAGTTGCCGCCTGAGGTAGCCGCGCATGTTTTTGTCGCTGTTAAGCAGCCCTGA
- a CDS encoding M23 family metallopeptidase, producing MTTQTSRGRRRAAGPPSAPRVVEDVAAERPRDLHRDARRRRGPFRQVTEFAAASGIGQKAGIALAATGLVLTVTVPATSPVMATDAAGNAPLAASAVSPQPQISADVGAQIDFSRSAVVTQADPDGKLKQLLSAQSAGSVTRAASAGTLAAPLASLTTASPFGYRVSPITGGSGDFHRGQDFVAQCGTSVLAAATGTVTFAGWHQYGGGNRVVIDHGNGLETTYNHLSSFNVKVGQTVSRGEVVALSGTTGASTGCHLHFEVQVNGEVVDPMGWL from the coding sequence TTGACCACGCAGACCTCCCGGGGCCGCCGCCGCGCCGCAGGCCCCCCTTCGGCACCCCGGGTTGTCGAAGATGTCGCAGCGGAGCGTCCCCGCGATCTGCATCGCGATGCGCGCCGCCGCCGGGGTCCGTTCCGGCAGGTGACGGAGTTCGCCGCCGCCAGTGGCATTGGCCAGAAAGCTGGAATCGCCCTGGCCGCCACCGGCCTGGTTCTGACGGTCACAGTGCCCGCCACCAGCCCCGTCATGGCCACGGATGCCGCCGGCAACGCGCCATTGGCAGCCTCCGCCGTCAGCCCGCAGCCCCAGATTTCCGCTGATGTTGGCGCCCAAATCGACTTCAGCCGTTCGGCAGTGGTGACCCAGGCCGACCCCGACGGGAAGCTGAAGCAGCTCCTGAGCGCCCAGTCCGCCGGCTCCGTCACGCGGGCCGCCTCGGCCGGCACCCTGGCCGCACCGCTGGCATCCCTCACCACCGCCTCGCCCTTTGGTTACCGCGTGAGCCCCATCACCGGCGGCTCCGGAGACTTCCACCGCGGCCAGGACTTCGTGGCACAGTGCGGAACGTCCGTCCTGGCGGCCGCGACCGGCACCGTGACCTTCGCGGGCTGGCACCAGTATGGCGGTGGAAACCGGGTGGTCATCGACCACGGCAACGGGCTGGAGACCACCTACAACCACCTGTCGTCGTTCAACGTCAAGGTGGGCCAGACCGTCTCCCGTGGCGAGGTTGTGGCACTCAGCGGCACCACGGGCGCATCCACCGGCTGCCACCTGCACTTTGAGGTCCAGGTCAACGGCGAAGTGGTCGATCCCATGGGCTGGCTGTAG
- a CDS encoding C40 family peptidase: protein MSKAVSANAGTVGRQAAVVAAASGLILSMGLPATAADTTAGVSASTESGSAQTALAVTAAPTATVSFERPVVKTTAAPKVEAVRPQSTAPAERDAAATAGQDAAPAAKAAETVSAATSGIAAIAYTGIGHSYVWGGTSPVTGWDCSGFVQWVYAQAGISIPRTNAWNIMTPTSTPQPGDVVVQNGGAHVGIYVGNGMMVSALNPSQGTLLHSPAATGTSSYYHLNK from the coding sequence GTGTCCAAGGCCGTCAGTGCAAATGCCGGGACCGTAGGCCGCCAGGCTGCCGTTGTGGCAGCCGCGTCGGGCCTCATCCTGAGCATGGGCCTGCCCGCCACCGCAGCTGACACCACCGCTGGTGTCTCCGCATCCACCGAGTCCGGTTCGGCCCAGACGGCCCTCGCCGTCACTGCCGCCCCCACGGCTACGGTTTCCTTCGAACGTCCCGTCGTCAAGACCACCGCCGCTCCAAAGGTGGAAGCGGTGCGTCCGCAGTCCACCGCGCCGGCCGAGCGCGACGCCGCTGCCACCGCAGGCCAGGACGCTGCCCCTGCCGCCAAGGCTGCCGAGACTGTCTCCGCCGCAACCTCCGGCATTGCAGCAATCGCCTACACCGGCATCGGCCACTCCTACGTGTGGGGCGGCACCAGCCCCGTCACCGGCTGGGACTGCTCCGGGTTCGTCCAGTGGGTCTACGCCCAGGCCGGGATCAGCATCCCCCGCACCAACGCGTGGAACATCATGACCCCCACCTCCACCCCGCAGCCGGGCGACGTTGTTGTCCAGAACGGCGGCGCGCACGTGGGCATCTACGTCGGCAACGGCATGATGGTCAGCGCACTCAACCCTTCCCAGGGCACGCTGCTCCACTCGCCTGCAGCCACCGGTACCTCGTCGTACTACCACCTCAACAAGTAG
- a CDS encoding NlpC/P60 family protein: MTTRATARHRAEVTKTNSIAVIAKAVSDNAGGMGRQAAVIAAASGLVLTSGIAANAADTNVKRDSAPASQLEVESVVDAPISAASTISISYEKPAVTTTPAPVVEPEPEVQVQEAAPAAQPAAAPAAQPAAAPKVTAKVATAAAPAAPAGQASASGKGAAILSAAYAQLGVHQDCTMLVTNALAAVGIHFHDWPVGYLSLGDTVPMSQAQAGDLLYYADGGGGMAHIAVYAGNGMAVHGGFNGNDTVVFSANVGSGAVAIRVR, from the coding sequence ATGACGACTCGTGCTACCGCACGGCACCGCGCCGAGGTCACCAAAACCAACTCGATCGCTGTCATTGCCAAAGCTGTCAGCGACAATGCCGGTGGCATGGGCCGCCAGGCTGCTGTCATCGCTGCTGCTTCCGGTCTGGTCCTGACCAGTGGCATCGCGGCCAACGCTGCCGACACCAACGTCAAGCGCGATTCCGCTCCTGCATCCCAGCTGGAAGTTGAATCCGTCGTCGACGCCCCGATTTCCGCGGCTTCCACTATTTCCATCAGCTACGAGAAGCCTGCGGTTACCACCACGCCGGCACCCGTCGTTGAGCCTGAGCCCGAGGTTCAGGTACAGGAAGCTGCTCCTGCCGCCCAGCCGGCTGCTGCTCCTGCCGCCCAGCCGGCTGCTGCTCCCAAGGTCACCGCCAAGGTTGCAACCGCTGCCGCTCCGGCCGCACCGGCAGGCCAGGCTTCGGCCAGCGGCAAGGGTGCTGCCATCCTTTCCGCCGCTTACGCCCAGCTCGGCGTGCACCAAGACTGCACCATGCTGGTGACCAACGCACTGGCCGCCGTCGGCATCCACTTCCACGACTGGCCGGTTGGCTACCTGTCGCTGGGTGACACTGTGCCCATGTCCCAGGCCCAGGCCGGTGACCTGCTGTACTACGCTGACGGTGGCGGAGGTATGGCTCACATTGCCGTTTACGCCGGAAACGGGATGGCCGTCCACGGCGGCTTCAACGGCAACGACACCGTGGTCTTCAGCGCCAATGTTGGCTCTGGCGCGGTTGCCATCCGCGTACGTTAG
- a CDS encoding HNH endonuclease encodes MRTLVLNAGYEPLAVITFRRALVLVLTGKASVVAEGDDPVVGPTDVLGRPSVILLNRYIRPRYNHSTAVSRRGVLRRDGHKCAYCGKAAHTIDHVHPKSRGGADSWENLVAACLRCNNVKGDHTPAEMGWTLRFVPGPPHGTIWQIKELEKPTPAWDPFLLPERAA; translated from the coding sequence ATGCGCACTCTCGTTTTGAATGCTGGATATGAACCGCTGGCGGTTATCACTTTCCGCCGGGCGCTGGTGCTTGTGCTCACGGGCAAGGCAAGCGTGGTGGCCGAAGGGGATGACCCGGTGGTAGGGCCCACCGACGTCCTGGGCCGCCCGTCCGTGATCCTCCTCAACCGCTACATACGGCCCCGGTACAACCACTCGACGGCAGTCAGCCGCAGGGGTGTGCTCCGGCGCGACGGACATAAATGTGCCTACTGCGGCAAGGCGGCGCACACAATCGATCACGTTCACCCGAAGTCGCGGGGCGGTGCCGATTCATGGGAAAACCTTGTGGCCGCTTGCCTGCGGTGCAACAACGTCAAGGGCGACCACACTCCCGCGGAGATGGGCTGGACCCTTCGGTTCGTGCCCGGGCCGCCGCACGGAACGATCTGGCAGATCAAGGAACTGGAGAAGCCGACGCCGGCGTGGGATCCGTTCCTTCTTCCGGAGCGCGCCGCCTGA